In Cydia pomonella isolate Wapato2018A chromosome 12, ilCydPomo1, whole genome shotgun sequence, the sequence CCGTATTCTGTCCTCATTCCTTTTTCGTGCGTGGCAACGAACACACCTTTAAAATGCCGAAGCCTAAGCGAACTACTCGCGAAAAAATCGAGCGTTATAAAAGGAAACTTCAAGATTTGGAAGCTACTTACGTTAAAAAGAAACGTCGTAGAATTCAATCTGTGAGATCTTCTAGTGAGTCGGATGCCAGTGAACAAGGTAGGACTCacaattatttcttattttattagagTACATTTATAATGAAAGGGCagtaatgttttttattttatttatctaccctctatttaataaaataatgtcgcGGTTAACTGCGAGTTAACGGTGACGGTCGAGATCGACTGCGAGTTGATTTCGATTATGAAATATAATGCAAATATGTGCGATGTACtcataaattcaatatttttgtcACGGTTAACTGCGAGTTAACTGTGATGAGATCAACTGCGAGTTGATTTCGATTAACATATTATACAAATACGTGCAATCTATAATAGATATACACGTTCACCAGGGTATTGTCTGCGAGACAATATTATCTGTTGGTGTTAATAACAACCTTATAAggttctaaaaaatatatattttttatctttttaggtGAAATTCACCTACAAAACGAGCAAACAAGCTTACCTATTGATCAAGATCTAGAGGTTGAAAATTCGGATTACGATCCTGGCGTACATGAGTATCTACCGGAGGAAGCGCCCGTCCCGACTGCACCCGCCGTACCGGTCGCACCAGCCGACCCGGCCGCGCCGATATTTGATCAAATCGACGCTCTCGCGCAGCCTGCGCTTCCTGCCATTGATGGCACTGATCAGCCGCCCCTGGACCCCACGCTACTTGCAGCCCTCGGTGAATCTACCTCCGATACGCCCGAATACGGAACAAGTGTTCACGATAGTCTTGCCAATTTATGGTTACCTATTCTAAAGAAAGGTTTGGCTAAAGAAAATAAGGAGACACTCCTTAAGGAATATTTAATTCCtaataattgtaaattattaCAAGCGCCAAAGCTTAACGCCGAGATCTCGGCCGCTGTAACGGAGGTAGTACGTGGACGTGACAAAAAATATGTCGCCGTCCAACAACAACTCGGTCGAGGCATAGCAGCTGTAAGTCGGGCCATGGATGTGCTTTTAAAGAGCGAAAACAAAGTCGAAGCCCTCAAATATTTGAGTGACGGATGCCGCATACTCTCCGATGCGCATAATTTCATTACAAGAGAccgaattaaattaattacaccCAGCTTGGAGAAAAATTTTCTTCACGTGATTCAAGACGCCGAACGGGATGAATCCCTATTCGGAAATACCTTATCTGAAAAGATTAAGGCCAGTAAGGCTATAGAGCGTCAAGGTCAACAAATCAAAAAGACTGTCAGTGCACCAA encodes:
- the LOC133523892 gene encoding uncharacterized protein LOC133523892 produces the protein LPEEAPVPTAPAVPVAPADPAAPIFDQIDALAQPALPAIDGTDQPPLDPTLLAALGESTSDTPEYGTSVHDSLANLWLPILKKGLAKENKETLLKEYLIPNNCKLLQAPKLNAEISAAVTEVVRGRDKKYVAVQQQLGRGIAAVSRAMDVLLKSENKVEALKYLSDGCRILSDAHNFITRDRIKLITPSLEKNFLHVIQDAERDESLFGNTLSEKIKASKAIERQGQQIKKTVSAPKPGTSNSTNTRAFIPQGNWSGPPRYSSNRGGRGGYRRTNPSPATRRPYVNTAASTRQPAPTKSRAPAHQ